In the genome of Streptococcus mitis, one region contains:
- the tuf gene encoding elongation factor Tu (EF-Tu; promotes GTP-dependent binding of aminoacyl-tRNA to the A-site of ribosomes during protein biosynthesis; when the tRNA anticodon matches the mRNA codon, GTP hydrolysis results; the inactive EF-Tu-GDP leaves the ribosome and release of GDP is promoted by elongation factor Ts; many prokaryotes have two copies of the gene encoding EF-Tu), with protein sequence MAKEKYDRSKPHVNIGTIGHVDHGKTTLTAAITTVLARRLPSSVNQPKDYASIDAAPEERERGITINTAHVEYETEKRHYAHIDAPGHADYVKNMITGAAQMDGAILVVASTDGPMPQTREHILLSRQVGVKHLIVFMNKVDLVDDEELLELVEMEIRDLLSEYDFPGDDLPVIQGSALKALEGDTKYEDIVMELMNTVDEYIPEPERDTDKPLLLPVEDVFSITGRGTVASGRIDRGIVKVNDEIEIVGIKEETQKAVVTGVEMFRKQLDEGLAGDNVGVLLRGVQRDEIERGQVIAKPGSINPHTKFKGEVYILTKEEGGRHTPFFNNYRPQFYFRTTDVTGSIELPAGTEMVMPGDNVTIDVELIHPIAVEQGTTFSIREGGRTVGSGMVTEIEA encoded by the coding sequence ATGGCAAAAGAAAAATACGATCGTAGTAAACCACACGTTAACATTGGTACTATCGGACACGTTGACCACGGTAAAACTACCCTAACTGCAGCTATCACAACTGTTTTGGCACGTCGCTTGCCTTCATCAGTTAACCAACCTAAAGACTATGCGTCTATCGATGCTGCTCCAGAAGAACGCGAACGCGGTATCACTATCAACACTGCGCACGTTGAGTACGAAACTGAAAAACGTCACTACGCTCACATCGACGCTCCAGGACACGCGGACTACGTTAAAAACATGATCACTGGTGCCGCTCAAATGGACGGAGCTATCCTTGTAGTAGCTTCAACTGACGGACCAATGCCACAAACTCGTGAGCACATCCTTCTTTCACGTCAGGTTGGTGTTAAACACCTTATCGTCTTCATGAACAAAGTTGACTTGGTTGACGACGAAGAATTGCTTGAATTGGTTGAAATGGAAATCCGTGACCTATTGTCAGAATACGACTTCCCAGGTGACGATCTTCCAGTTATCCAAGGTTCAGCTCTTAAAGCCCTTGAAGGTGACACTAAATACGAAGACATCGTTATGGAATTGATGAACACAGTTGATGAGTACATCCCAGAACCAGAACGTGACACTGACAAACCATTGCTTCTTCCAGTCGAAGACGTATTCTCAATCACTGGACGTGGTACAGTTGCTTCAGGACGTATCGACCGTGGTATCGTTAAAGTTAACGACGAAATCGAAATCGTTGGTATCAAAGAAGAAACTCAAAAAGCAGTTGTTACTGGTGTTGAAATGTTCCGTAAACAACTTGACGAAGGTCTTGCCGGAGATAACGTAGGTGTCCTTCTTCGTGGTGTTCAACGTGATGAAATCGAACGTGGACAAGTTATCGCTAAACCAGGTTCAATCAACCCACACACTAAATTCAAAGGTGAAGTTTACATCCTTACTAAAGAAGAAGGTGGACGTCATACTCCATTCTTCAACAACTACCGTCCACAATTCTACTTCCGTACTACTGACGTTACAGGTTCAATCGAACTTCCAGCAGGTACTGAAATGGTAATGCCTGGTGATAACGTGACAATCGACGTTGAGTTGATCCACCCAATCGCCGTAGAACAAGGTACTACATTCTCTATCCGTGAGGGTGGACGTACTGTTGGTTCAGGTATGGTTACAGAAATCGAAGCTTAA